A part of Dictyoglomus sp. NZ13-RE01 genomic DNA contains:
- a CDS encoding RNA polymerase subunit sigma, with translation MFEDLIRKLEEEELIRELDEFLKEKGIDLSEKEETEEPAPKSKPSIKKDYKEYIDILDIHLKEISKYKVLNPKKEKELFQRIEQGDKKAREEVILCNLKLVHSVAKKYVGRGLDFEDLIQEGYIGLIKAVERFDWKKGNKFSTYAVWWIKQCISRAIDENSHLIRIPVHYLEKQKTYNFKFIPYDVPVCEFSEEEYETLNSLCIRKDIDDDSCLQDILCDDTDDIWEFLEKQNLKEILGELIDTLSDRQKEILKLRYGLEDGIERTLEDVGKLFNLTRERIRQIEEKALRRLRHPKSRNKIIDFRKC, from the coding sequence ATGTTTGAGGATTTAATAAGAAAGCTTGAAGAGGAAGAATTAATAAGAGAATTGGATGAATTTCTAAAAGAAAAGGGAATAGATCTATCAGAAAAAGAAGAAACAGAGGAACCAGCCCCAAAATCTAAGCCGAGCATAAAAAAAGATTACAAAGAATATATAGATATTTTAGACATTCATCTAAAGGAGATATCTAAATATAAGGTATTAAATCCAAAAAAAGAAAAGGAACTATTTCAAAGGATAGAACAGGGAGATAAGAAAGCCAGAGAAGAAGTTATACTGTGCAATTTAAAGTTAGTCCACTCCGTAGCAAAGAAATATGTGGGAAGAGGCTTAGATTTTGAAGATCTAATTCAGGAAGGGTACATTGGACTTATAAAAGCTGTTGAAAGATTCGATTGGAAAAAAGGAAATAAATTTTCAACCTACGCAGTATGGTGGATAAAACAATGCATTTCACGAGCAATAGATGAAAATTCACATCTCATAAGAATTCCCGTTCATTATTTAGAAAAGCAGAAAACCTATAATTTTAAATTTATTCCTTATGATGTTCCCGTATGCGAATTTTCTGAAGAAGAATACGAAACTTTAAACTCGCTATGTATTAGGAAAGATATTGATGATGATTCGTGCCTTCAAGATATTTTATGTGATGACACAGATGATATTTGGGAATTTTTAGAAAAACAAAATTTAAAAGAAATCTTAGGAGAACTTATTGATACCCTTTCTGATAGACAAAAGGAAATCTTAAAACTAAGATATGGCTTAGAGGATGGAATAGAAAGAACCTTAGAAGACGTAGGAAAATTATTTAATCTAACAAGAGAAAGAATAAGACAAATAGAAGAAAAAGCCCTAAGAAGACTTCGACATCCAAAATCGAGAAATAAAATTATAGACTTTAGGAAATGTTAG
- a CDS encoding TIGR02688 family protein: MKEKESLDLKIRRVFPNESVYKSREIYSVFSGKNIPSFIKDWLVQKFTDEDGTIDKTGLLSFLEKFIPQKEDAKKLKGELISTKTEKKILARVLIEPDVKKNLIRFSIPDLGISLNEGIVEKFVIEKHKNLVGGEVWGVFSLLYVPPEASEFNLGYIAIVDYKPFKPYDIDFEYFREGRKEFTLEEWIDLLIKSMEYNPAGFDSLEQKLSFLSRLLIFVEPRLNMIELSPKSTGKSYIFNNLSKYGWCISGGNVSRAKMFYDMARNTFGYITRYDFVALDEIQTIKFSNEEELSGALKSYLESGTFKIGNILGTSEAGLMLLGNIPLTEDFRPINQFYFSELPEFFKESALLDRFHGFNEGWKLPRINESMKVTGYALNVEYFSEVLHSLRNHSEYSLFVNELVEVEPKADTRDTNAIKRLATAYLKLLFPHVNDVSEINKEEFEIYCLNPAIEKRGIIRKQIHLIDPEYKDKLPEIKIKKF, from the coding sequence ATGAAAGAAAAAGAAAGTTTAGACTTAAAAATAAGAAGGGTTTTTCCAAATGAATCTGTCTACAAGAGCAGAGAAATATATAGTGTTTTTAGTGGAAAAAATATACCATCTTTCATTAAGGACTGGCTTGTACAAAAATTCACTGATGAGGATGGAACAATAGATAAAACTGGACTTCTAAGCTTTTTAGAAAAATTTATCCCTCAAAAAGAAGATGCTAAAAAACTAAAAGGAGAGTTAATATCTACAAAAACTGAAAAAAAGATATTAGCAAGAGTACTTATAGAACCAGATGTCAAAAAAAACCTTATAAGGTTTTCGATTCCTGATCTTGGCATTTCACTTAATGAGGGTATTGTTGAAAAATTTGTAATCGAGAAGCATAAAAATCTTGTTGGTGGAGAAGTTTGGGGAGTTTTCTCTCTATTATATGTACCACCAGAAGCCTCAGAATTTAACTTGGGATATATTGCGATAGTAGATTATAAACCATTTAAACCCTATGATATAGATTTTGAGTATTTTAGAGAGGGAAGAAAAGAATTTACCCTCGAGGAGTGGATTGATCTACTTATTAAGTCAATGGAGTATAATCCAGCAGGATTTGATAGCTTAGAGCAAAAACTTTCTTTTTTATCACGTCTCTTAATCTTTGTTGAGCCAAGACTAAACATGATAGAACTCTCACCAAAAAGTACTGGAAAATCATACATATTTAATAATCTAAGTAAATATGGATGGTGTATTAGTGGTGGCAATGTTTCAAGAGCAAAAATGTTTTATGATATGGCAAGAAATACCTTTGGCTATATAACAAGGTATGACTTTGTTGCATTAGATGAGATACAGACAATAAAATTCTCCAACGAGGAAGAATTAAGTGGGGCTTTAAAAAGTTATCTTGAGTCAGGAACATTTAAAATAGGAAACATCTTAGGCACATCAGAGGCTGGATTAATGCTTCTTGGGAATATACCTCTTACAGAAGACTTTAGACCTATCAATCAATTTTATTTTAGTGAACTACCTGAGTTTTTCAAAGAATCTGCCCTTTTAGATAGGTTTCATGGATTTAATGAGGGATGGAAATTGCCAAGAATCAATGAAAGCATGAAGGTTACAGGTTATGCCTTAAATGTAGAATACTTTTCAGAGGTTCTTCATTCCTTAAGAAATCATTCCGAATATTCTTTGTTTGTGAATGAATTGGTAGAAGTTGAACCAAAAGCCGACACAAGAGATACAAACGCTATAAAAAGGTTAGCCACTGCTTATCTAAAGCTTCTCTTTCCTCATGTAAATGATGTATCAGAAATAAATAAGGAAGAATTTGAAATATATTGCTTAAATCCTGCCATTGAAAAAAGAGGAATAATAAGGAAGCAAATCCATCTTATTGACCCAGAGTACAAAGATAAACTTCCAGAGATAAAGATTAAAAAATTTTAA
- a CDS encoding phosphoadenosine phosphosulfate reductase: protein MYKVEWDKKSGGVLLVTSSENEIIPPRPVFYEELDLLGFNKYWDYPQSQEPLLWNIGRRYFYKGELVAEVRGGNIYEEPKIKLTENGKNLKLEPINLELLIENNKEALKTIENEAIDFINEVYNKYKDKVDYFIVSYSGGKDSQVVLDLVSRTIPPDEFMVIFTDTTMEIPPTYEIFEKTKEYYSKIYPTLKFFIVRNEQHSYDLWKIFGPPSRIIRWCCSVYKTSPQVRFLRRLNPEKQNLKILVFDGVRAEESTRRSGYSRVAEEVKHLTQINAEVIRDWNLTETFIYIYSRSLPLNKGYRYGLNRVGCSICPFGSSWSEYIIRSIFPDIANVYIDIIGNHLTSLGLHDEEERKKYIISGNWKKRAGGDGVENNIRVEFIKENKNFKIIMFNPRENILEWLKVFKIINIRKNQNTYIGELKFNDFITDIKLYLSDNYTEIIVENDDVNIINTIKKIAYKTAYCIHCGACEAECKTGALKVLPNVKINTNLCKNCLNCVNFVSNGCLLAKSLDSSERSSNKMGEAQGFGRYLTFGMRSEWLKSFFANPEEWFTRNTLGNRQYPAMINWLIDSELLIHQRKEKIISPLTNILKKHSIFISTLSWQIIWINLFYNSPVVRWYLNKIPWYTSHTSKSLTKLVMKDFEISFKTAYGGIISLLNTFESSPLGNTLKIGYIEKNGRLRIVKKMGTDDIHPIAILYSLYRYAIFKKRYKFTVSELYKDTNKDGSPYLLFGISREALENNLRWLNNKYRDLIHVDIIADLDNISLSEEIKDYVALLNDIMGREN from the coding sequence ATGTATAAAGTAGAGTGGGATAAAAAATCAGGTGGAGTATTATTAGTTACATCCTCAGAAAATGAAATTATTCCTCCCCGTCCAGTATTCTATGAAGAATTAGATCTTTTAGGATTTAATAAATACTGGGATTATCCCCAGAGCCAAGAACCACTTCTTTGGAATATAGGAAGAAGATATTTTTATAAAGGAGAATTAGTAGCTGAAGTTAGAGGAGGAAATATATATGAAGAACCAAAAATAAAACTTACTGAAAATGGTAAAAATTTAAAACTTGAACCAATAAATTTAGAATTATTGATTGAAAACAATAAAGAAGCTCTAAAAACAATAGAAAATGAAGCCATAGATTTCATCAATGAAGTTTATAATAAATATAAGGATAAAGTAGATTATTTTATTGTTTCTTATAGTGGTGGAAAGGATTCTCAAGTTGTTTTAGATCTTGTAAGTAGGACTATCCCTCCTGATGAATTTATGGTTATTTTTACTGATACTACTATGGAAATTCCACCTACTTACGAAATATTTGAGAAAACAAAAGAATACTACTCAAAAATATATCCTACATTAAAATTCTTCATCGTCAGAAATGAGCAACATTCCTATGATTTATGGAAAATATTTGGACCCCCAAGTAGAATAATCCGTTGGTGTTGTTCTGTATATAAAACATCTCCCCAAGTAAGATTCTTAAGAAGATTAAATCCAGAAAAACAGAATTTGAAAATTTTAGTTTTTGATGGTGTAAGAGCTGAAGAAAGCACAAGAAGAAGTGGATATAGCAGAGTAGCAGAAGAAGTAAAACATTTAACACAAATAAATGCTGAAGTAATTCGAGATTGGAATTTAACAGAGACATTCATATACATATATTCTCGTTCTTTACCCTTAAATAAAGGATATAGATATGGTTTAAATAGAGTCGGATGTAGTATATGTCCTTTCGGATCATCTTGGTCGGAATACATAATTAGAAGTATATTTCCTGATATAGCAAATGTATATATAGATATAATAGGCAACCATCTTACTTCTTTAGGACTTCATGATGAAGAAGAACGTAAAAAGTACATTATATCGGGAAACTGGAAAAAAAGAGCAGGTGGAGATGGTGTTGAAAATAATATAAGAGTCGAATTTATAAAGGAGAATAAAAATTTTAAAATAATCATGTTTAATCCGAGAGAAAATATATTAGAATGGTTAAAAGTTTTTAAGATTATCAATATTAGAAAAAATCAAAATACCTATATAGGAGAATTGAAATTTAACGATTTTATCACAGATATAAAACTATATTTATCAGATAATTATACAGAAATAATTGTTGAAAATGATGATGTTAATATAATAAATACAATCAAAAAAATAGCATATAAAACCGCATATTGCATTCATTGTGGTGCATGTGAAGCAGAATGTAAAACAGGGGCATTAAAAGTTCTTCCAAATGTAAAAATAAATACTAATTTATGTAAAAACTGCTTAAATTGTGTTAATTTTGTTTCTAATGGATGTTTATTAGCTAAATCATTAGATTCTTCAGAAAGGAGTAGTAATAAAATGGGTGAAGCTCAAGGTTTTGGTAGATATTTAACTTTTGGAATGAGGAGTGAATGGTTAAAATCTTTTTTTGCAAATCCAGAAGAATGGTTTACACGAAACACATTAGGAAATAGACAATATCCCGCAATGATAAATTGGCTTATTGATTCAGAACTCTTAATTCATCAAAGAAAAGAAAAAATAATATCACCTCTTACTAATATTCTAAAAAAACATTCCATATTTATCTCAACACTATCCTGGCAAATAATCTGGATAAACCTATTTTATAATTCTCCTGTAGTTAGATGGTATTTAAATAAAATTCCATGGTATACAAGTCACACTTCTAAAAGTTTAACAAAGTTAGTAATGAAAGATTTTGAAATTTCTTTCAAAACTGCCTATGGTGGAATTATTTCCTTATTAAATACTTTTGAAAGTAGTCCACTTGGTAATACATTGAAGATAGGCTATATTGAAAAAAATGGAAGATTGAGAATTGTAAAAAAAATGGGCACTGATGACATTCATCCTATAGCAATTTTATATTCCCTATATAGATATGCTATTTTCAAAAAAAGGTATAAATTCACTGTATCAGAGCTTTATAAAGATACCAATAAAGATGGAAGTCCCTATTTGCTTTTTGGAATTTCCCGAGAAGCCTTAGAAAATAATTTACGTTGGTTAAATAATAAATATAGAGATCTTATTCACGTTGATATAATTGCAGATTTAGATAATATTAGCCTTTCTGAAGAAATAAAAGATTATGTTGCCTTATTGAATGATATAATGGGGAGGGAAAATTAG
- a CDS encoding ligand-binding protein SH3: protein MNVIVKVFLLSMTPIGECRVSIPFGIYNGLSPFEAFVISFLGNTLMGILIYWAIDLLKNIILNRDPFKNPYEKFVKSKLNKLKIYSLGVTFSLAIFIGMPPPGTGAFTGAILSKVLGLNFKQAFLAISSGVFIASTIVTFLTLSSKAVF from the coding sequence ATGAATGTAATTGTAAAAGTGTTTTTGCTTTCTATGACGCCAATAGGAGAGTGTAGGGTGTCTATACCATTTGGTATATATAATGGGCTTTCACCCTTTGAGGCTTTTGTTATTAGCTTTTTAGGAAATACTTTGATGGGGATATTAATTTACTGGGCTATTGATCTTTTAAAAAATATTATTTTGAACAGAGATCCTTTTAAAAATCCTTATGAAAAGTTTGTAAAAAGCAAGCTTAATAAACTCAAGATATATTCCCTGGGTGTTACCTTTTCCCTTGCAATTTTTATAGGAATGCCCCCTCCAGGGACAGGGGCTTTTACTGGAGCAATTTTATCAAAAGTTTTGGGCTTAAATTTTAAACAGGCTTTTTTGGCAATATCTTCTGGTGTTTTTATTGCTTCAACAATAGTAACTTTTCTTACTTTATCTTCTAAGGCTGTCTTTTAA